From a region of the Citricoccus muralis genome:
- the rplE gene encoding 50S ribosomal protein L5: protein MTEVQTADTTAPKVAPRLKNKYREEIRGTLQEEFAYSNLMQIPGLVKVVVNMGVGEAAKDSKIIDGAIRDLTQITGQKPQVTKARKSIAQFKLREGMPIGTHATLRGDRMWEFLDRLVTFALPRIRDFRGLSPKQFDGNGNYTFGLAEQSVFHEIDQDKIDRVRGMDITVVTTAKTDDEGRALLKALGFPFQPFDKPTKSTQK, encoded by the coding sequence ATGACTGAGGTGCAGACTGCAGACACCACCGCCCCGAAGGTGGCCCCGCGCCTGAAGAACAAGTACCGCGAAGAGATCCGCGGCACCCTTCAGGAGGAGTTCGCCTACTCCAACCTCATGCAGATCCCCGGCCTCGTGAAGGTCGTCGTCAACATGGGTGTCGGCGAGGCAGCCAAGGACTCGAAGATCATCGACGGCGCCATCCGAGACCTGACCCAGATCACGGGCCAGAAGCCCCAGGTGACCAAGGCCCGCAAGTCCATCGCGCAGTTCAAGCTGCGTGAGGGCATGCCGATCGGCACCCACGCGACCCTGCGTGGCGACCGCATGTGGGAGTTCCTGGACCGCCTGGTCACCTTTGCGCTGCCGCGCATCCGTGACTTCCGCGGCCTGTCGCCGAAGCAGTTCGACGGCAACGGCAACTACACGTTCGGTCTGGCCGAACAGTCGGTCTTCCACGAGATCGACCAGGACAAGATCGACCGCGTGCGCGGCATGGACATCACTGTGGTGACCACCGCCAAGACGGACGACGAGGGACGCGCGCTGCTCAAGGCGCTCGGTTTCCCGTTCCAGCCGTTCGACAAGCCCACGAAGTCCACTCAGAAGTAA
- a CDS encoding DUF3817 domain-containing protein: MNPNADSSTAGAQDISLSSSAQATPARKGTILPGPRALYRVFATAEMFTWALLILAMVLKYSGATEVLMPAAGGAHGFVFLCYCVVTVGVWINQRWSAGRGAAAVLLAAVPFATLPFERSLARRGEPDATWRLVDGRTGDLGPRGFWESLEAWVLRNVILAAVVTAGVVVVVFSLLLVAGPPGEWFD; encoded by the coding sequence GTGAATCCGAACGCAGACTCCAGCACCGCCGGCGCGCAGGACATCTCACTCTCTAGCTCAGCTCAGGCCACGCCAGCGAGGAAGGGCACCATCCTGCCGGGTCCCAGGGCGCTCTACCGGGTCTTCGCGACGGCGGAGATGTTCACCTGGGCCCTCCTGATCCTGGCCATGGTGCTGAAGTACTCCGGCGCCACGGAGGTCCTGATGCCCGCCGCCGGGGGAGCGCACGGTTTCGTGTTCCTCTGCTACTGCGTCGTGACCGTGGGGGTGTGGATCAACCAGCGGTGGAGCGCCGGTCGCGGAGCCGCGGCCGTCCTGCTGGCGGCGGTGCCGTTCGCCACCCTGCCGTTCGAACGGTCTCTGGCCCGGCGCGGGGAACCGGATGCCACGTGGCGACTGGTGGATGGGCGCACCGGGGACCTCGGACCCCGGGGGTTCTGGGAATCGCTCGAGGCCTGGGTCCTGCGGAACGTGATCCTGGCCGCGGTCGTGACGGCCGGCGTCGTGGTGGTGGTGTTCTCGCTGCTCCTGGTGGCGGGCCCGCCGGGTGAGTGGTTCGACTGA
- the rplV gene encoding 50S ribosomal protein L22, with protein MEAKAIARHLRVTPMKARRVVNLVRGKQANEALAILQFAQQGASEPVYKLVASAVANARVKADREGLAFNEDALFITEAFVDEGPTMKRFQPRAQGRAGRINKRTSHVTVVVATEEEEGK; from the coding sequence ATGGAAGCCAAGGCAATTGCGCGCCACCTGCGTGTAACGCCGATGAAGGCCCGGCGCGTCGTCAACCTTGTCCGTGGCAAGCAGGCGAACGAAGCACTGGCCATTCTGCAGTTTGCCCAGCAGGGCGCTTCGGAGCCGGTGTACAAGCTGGTCGCCTCCGCGGTGGCCAACGCCCGGGTCAAGGCCGACCGCGAGGGCTTGGCGTTCAATGAGGACGCCCTGTTCATCACCGAGGCCTTCGTCGACGAAGGACCGACCATGAAGCGTTTCCAGCCGCGTGCCCAGGGCCGCGCCGGACGCATCAACAAGCGCACCAGCCACGTCACCGTGGTCGTTGCGACCGAGGAAGAGGAGGGGAAGTAA
- the rpsC gene encoding 30S ribosomal protein S3 has protein sequence MGQKINPNGFRLGITTDHVSHWFADSSKEGQRYKDFLKEDIKIRELMTIGMERAGISKVEIERTRDRVRVDIHTARPGIVIGRRGAEADRIRTELEKLTGKQIQLNILEVKNPEVDAQLVAQGVAEQLASRVAFRRAMKKAIQSATRAGAKGIRIQCAGRLGGAEMSRSEFYREGRVPLHTLRANIDFGKFEAKTTFGRIGVKVWIYKGDLTAKELAAKEAAAPSGRGARGGDRRGPGGPGGGDRRRRNDRAPRQDSAAGSSAPAEGGNA, from the coding sequence ATGGGTCAGAAGATCAACCCGAACGGTTTCCGCCTCGGCATCACCACCGACCACGTCTCGCACTGGTTCGCTGACTCCAGCAAGGAAGGCCAGCGGTACAAGGACTTCCTGAAGGAAGACATCAAGATCCGCGAGCTGATGACCATCGGCATGGAGCGCGCCGGCATCTCGAAGGTGGAGATCGAGCGGACCCGTGACCGTGTGCGTGTGGACATCCACACCGCTCGTCCCGGCATCGTCATCGGTCGCCGCGGCGCCGAGGCCGATCGCATCCGCACCGAGCTCGAGAAGCTCACCGGCAAGCAGATCCAGCTGAACATCCTCGAGGTCAAGAACCCCGAGGTGGACGCCCAGCTGGTCGCCCAGGGTGTGGCCGAGCAGCTCGCTTCGCGCGTGGCATTCCGCCGTGCGATGAAGAAGGCCATCCAGTCCGCCACGCGTGCAGGTGCCAAGGGCATCCGCATCCAGTGTGCCGGCCGTCTGGGCGGCGCCGAGATGTCGCGCTCGGAGTTCTACCGCGAAGGCCGTGTGCCCCTGCACACCCTGCGCGCGAACATCGATTTCGGCAAGTTCGAAGCCAAGACCACCTTCGGCCGCATCGGCGTGAAGGTCTGGATCTACAAGGGCGACCTGACGGCCAAGGAACTGGCCGCCAAGGAAGCTGCTGCACCGTCCGGCCGTGGGGCCCGCGGCGGCGACCGTCGTGGACCCGGTGGTCCCGGTGGTGGCGATCGCCGCCGCCGCAACGACCGCGCTCCGCGTCAGGACTCGGCAGCCGGCAGCTCTGCGCCCGCTGAAGGAGGCAACGCCTGA
- the rpsJ gene encoding 30S ribosomal protein S10, with protein sequence MAGQKIRIRLKSYDHEVIDTSARKIVDTVTRAGATVVGPVPLPTEKNVYVVIRSPHKYKDSREHFEMRTHKRLIDIIDPTPKAVDSLMRLDLPADVNIEIKL encoded by the coding sequence ATGGCGGGACAGAAAATCCGCATCCGGCTGAAGTCGTATGACCACGAGGTCATCGATACTTCGGCTCGGAAGATCGTCGACACGGTCACGCGCGCAGGCGCAACGGTGGTGGGCCCCGTGCCGCTGCCGACTGAAAAGAACGTGTACGTCGTGATCCGCTCTCCCCACAAGTACAAGGACAGCCGCGAGCATTTCGAGATGCGCACGCACAAGCGGCTGATCGACATCATCGACCCGACGCCGAAGGCTGTCGACTCGCTCATGCGCCTCGACCTTCCGGCCGACGTCAACATCGAAATCAAGCTCTGA
- the rplN gene encoding 50S ribosomal protein L14: MIQQESRLKIADNTGAKEILTIRVLGGSGRRYAGIGDTIVATVKDAIPGGNVKKGDVVKAVIVRTKKERRRPDGSYIKFDENAAVILKTDGEPRGTRIFGPVGRELRDKKFMKIVSLAPEVI, from the coding sequence GTGATTCAGCAGGAATCGCGGCTTAAGATCGCCGACAACACTGGTGCCAAGGAAATCTTGACCATCCGTGTTCTCGGTGGATCCGGACGCCGCTACGCAGGTATCGGCGACACCATCGTCGCCACCGTGAAGGACGCCATCCCCGGCGGCAACGTCAAGAAGGGCGACGTCGTCAAGGCAGTCATCGTTCGGACCAAGAAGGAACGCCGTCGTCCCGATGGCTCCTACATCAAGTTCGACGAGAACGCCGCCGTCATCCTCAAGACCGATGGCGAGCCCCGAGGCACGCGCATCTTCGGCCCCGTGGGCCGCGAGCTGCGTGACAAGAAGTTCATGAAGATCGTGTCGCTGGCACCGGAGGTGATCTGA
- the rplX gene encoding 50S ribosomal protein L24: protein MSKIKKDDLVQIIAGKDKGKQGKVLRVFPSRDRVLVEGVNRVTKHLRAGQNNNGSTEGGLQVVEAPVHVSNVAVVDPETQKPTRVGYRFETVEKNGESKTVKVRFAKASGKEL from the coding sequence ATGTCGAAGATCAAGAAGGACGACCTCGTCCAGATCATCGCCGGCAAGGACAAGGGCAAGCAGGGCAAGGTCCTGCGCGTCTTCCCGTCCCGTGACCGCGTGCTGGTGGAAGGCGTCAATCGCGTCACCAAGCACCTGCGTGCCGGCCAGAACAACAACGGTTCCACCGAAGGCGGCCTGCAGGTCGTCGAGGCGCCCGTTCACGTCTCGAACGTGGCCGTCGTGGATCCCGAGACCCAGAAGCCGACCCGTGTGGGTTACCGCTTCGAGACCGTGGAGAAGAACGGCGAGTCCAAGACCGTCAAGGTCCGCTTCGCCAAGGCCTCCGGAAAGGAGCTGTGA
- the rpsH gene encoding 30S ribosomal protein S8, which yields MTMTDPVADMLTRLRNANSAFHDSVEMPSSKLKIRVADILKSEGYIADYKEEDAQVGKRLVIELKFGPQRERAIAGLRRISKPGLRVYAKSTNLPHVLGGLGIAILSTSSGLLTDRQAAKKGVGGEILAYVW from the coding sequence ATGACCATGACAGATCCTGTCGCAGACATGCTGACGCGTCTGCGCAACGCCAACTCGGCCTTCCACGACTCCGTGGAAATGCCGTCGTCCAAGCTGAAGATTCGCGTGGCCGACATTCTCAAGTCCGAGGGCTACATCGCTGACTACAAGGAAGAGGACGCCCAGGTGGGCAAGAGGCTCGTCATCGAGCTGAAGTTCGGTCCTCAGCGCGAGCGGGCCATTGCCGGCCTGCGCCGCATCTCCAAGCCCGGTCTGCGCGTGTACGCCAAGTCCACCAACCTGCCGCACGTGTTGGGCGGCCTGGGTATCGCCATCCTGTCCACCTCCTCCGGTCTGCTCACCGACCGCCAGGCAGCCAAGAAGGGCGTAGGTGGGGAAATCCTCGCTTACGTCTGGTAA
- the rplP gene encoding 50S ribosomal protein L16 yields MLIPRRVKHRKQHHPKRSGMAKGGTAVTFGEWGIQALTPAYVTNRQIESARIAMTRYIKRGGTVWINIYPDRPLTKKPAETRMGSGKGSPEWWVANIKPGRVLFELSGVSEDVAREALRLAMHKLPLKARIVRREGGE; encoded by the coding sequence ATGTTGATTCCGCGTCGAGTCAAGCACCGCAAGCAGCACCACCCGAAGCGCTCGGGCATGGCCAAGGGTGGCACCGCCGTCACGTTCGGCGAGTGGGGCATCCAGGCCCTGACCCCGGCCTACGTGACCAACCGTCAGATCGAGTCCGCTCGTATCGCCATGACGCGCTACATCAAGCGCGGCGGCACCGTGTGGATCAACATCTACCCGGACCGCCCGCTCACCAAGAAGCCGGCCGAAACCCGCATGGGTTCCGGTAAGGGTTCGCCCGAGTGGTGGGTCGCCAACATCAAGCCGGGTCGCGTGCTCTTCGAGCTCTCCGGCGTCAGCGAGGACGTGGCCCGCGAGGCGCTGCGACTGGCTATGCACAAGCTGCCGTTGAAGGCACGTATCGTCCGCCGAGAGGGTGGTGAGTGA
- the rpsQ gene encoding 30S ribosomal protein S17, with product MTENANASAANEASERGYRKSLRGIVVSDKMDKTIVVQVEDLKKHALYGKVLRTSKKLKVHDEENTAGVGDRVILAETRPYSATKRWRLVEVTERAK from the coding sequence GTGACCGAGAACGCGAATGCATCTGCAGCCAACGAGGCCTCGGAGCGTGGCTACCGCAAGTCGCTCCGCGGCATCGTCGTGTCCGACAAGATGGACAAGACGATCGTCGTGCAGGTCGAGGACCTGAAGAAGCACGCCCTGTACGGCAAGGTCCTGCGTACCTCCAAGAAGCTGAAGGTCCACGACGAGGAGAACACCGCCGGCGTCGGCGACCGTGTCATCCTCGCCGAGACCCGTCCGTACTCCGCCACCAAGCGGTGGCGTCTGGTTGAGGTCACCGAGCGCGCCAAGTAA
- the rplR gene encoding 50S ribosomal protein L18 translates to MSTLKVKGKGKFVSRTRRHLRVRKRISGTAIRPRLVVNRSARHIFVQVVDDTRGVTLASASTMEADLRALEGDKSAKAKKVGELVAERSKAAGIEAVVFDRGGNKYHGRVAAVADGAREGGLQL, encoded by the coding sequence ATGTCCACGCTGAAAGTGAAGGGCAAGGGGAAGTTCGTCTCCCGCACCCGCCGCCACTTGCGCGTTCGCAAGCGGATCTCCGGCACTGCCATCCGTCCCCGTCTGGTGGTGAACCGCTCCGCACGTCACATCTTCGTGCAGGTCGTGGACGACACCCGCGGTGTCACCCTGGCCTCGGCCTCCACCATGGAAGCCGACCTGCGCGCCCTCGAGGGCGACAAGTCCGCCAAGGCGAAGAAGGTCGGCGAGCTGGTGGCCGAGCGTTCCAAGGCCGCCGGCATTGAGGCCGTGGTCTTCGACCGCGGCGGCAACAAGTACCACGGTCGTGTGGCCGCCGTCGCTGACGGTGCCCGGGAAGGTGGGCTGCAGCTGTGA
- the rplF gene encoding 50S ribosomal protein L6: MSRIGRLPITVPSGVEIKIDGSNVAVKGPKGELSHAVASPIEIAFEEGTITVTRPNDERESRSLHGLTRTLISNMIVGVTDGYEKQLEVIGTGYRVLAKGSDLEFALGYSHPVPVKAPEGISFKVEGNKVTVVGIDKQRVGETAANIRKLRRPDPYKGKGVRYAGEVIRRKAGKAGK; this comes from the coding sequence ATGTCACGTATTGGACGTCTTCCGATTACCGTGCCGTCCGGCGTCGAGATCAAGATCGACGGATCGAACGTTGCCGTGAAGGGCCCCAAAGGCGAGCTGAGCCACGCTGTGGCCAGCCCGATCGAGATCGCGTTCGAGGAGGGCACCATCACGGTGACCCGCCCGAACGACGAGCGCGAATCGCGTTCCCTGCACGGCCTGACCCGCACTCTCATCTCGAACATGATCGTCGGTGTCACCGATGGTTACGAGAAGCAGCTCGAGGTCATCGGCACCGGTTACCGCGTGCTCGCCAAGGGCTCGGACCTCGAGTTCGCCCTCGGCTACTCGCACCCCGTTCCCGTCAAGGCCCCGGAGGGAATCTCCTTCAAGGTCGAGGGCAACAAGGTGACCGTGGTCGGCATCGACAAGCAGCGCGTCGGCGAGACCGCTGCGAACATCCGTAAGCTCCGCCGTCCTGACCCGTACAAGGGCAAGGGTGTGCGTTACGCAGGCGAGGTTATTCGCCGCAAGGCCGGAAAGGCAGGTAAGTAA
- the rpmC gene encoding 50S ribosomal protein L29 translates to MATGSKELNVEALDGLDNARLAEELKRSKEELFNLRFQSATGQLDNHGRLKTVKRDIARIYTILRERELGIREDVEAPAEDVADAKADKTSKKSAKKSTQATKATPAEETEKTEEEAK, encoded by the coding sequence ATGGCTACCGGTTCGAAGGAACTGAACGTCGAGGCCCTGGACGGCCTGGACAACGCCCGTTTGGCCGAGGAGCTCAAGCGCTCCAAGGAGGAACTGTTCAACCTGCGTTTCCAGTCGGCCACCGGCCAGCTGGACAACCACGGCCGTCTGAAGACCGTCAAGCGCGACATCGCCCGGATCTACACGATCCTGCGTGAGCGCGAGCTGGGCATCCGCGAGGATGTCGAGGCTCCGGCCGAGGACGTCGCGGACGCCAAGGCTGACAAGACTTCCAAGAAGTCCGCCAAGAAGAGCACCCAGGCAACCAAGGCCACTCCGGCCGAGGAGACCGAGAAGACCGAGGAGGAGGCCAAGTGA
- the rplB gene encoding 50S ribosomal protein L2 — MAIRKYKPTTPGLRGSSVADFAEITRTTPEKSLLRPLTKSGGRNNSGKITTRHKGGGHKRQYRVIDFRRHDKDGVPAKVAHIEYDPNRTARIALLHYVDGTKRYILAPAKLNQGDTIEAGATADIKPGNNLPLRNIPLGTVIHAVELRPGGGAKLARSAGSSIQLVAREGKYAQLRLPSGEIRNVDVRCRASIGEVGNAEQSNINWGKAGRMRWKGVRPTVRGVVMNPVDHPHGGGEGKTSGGRHPVNPNGKPEGRTRRPNKESDKLIVRRRRTGKNKR, encoded by the coding sequence ATGGCTATCCGTAAATACAAGCCGACCACCCCGGGCCTTCGCGGCTCGTCCGTGGCCGACTTCGCAGAAATCACCCGGACCACCCCGGAGAAGTCGCTGCTTCGCCCGCTCACCAAGAGCGGCGGACGCAACAACTCCGGCAAGATCACCACCCGCCACAAGGGCGGCGGCCACAAACGCCAGTACCGCGTCATCGACTTCCGTCGTCATGACAAGGACGGCGTGCCGGCGAAGGTCGCTCACATCGAGTACGACCCGAACCGCACCGCCCGCATCGCCCTGCTCCACTACGTGGACGGCACCAAGCGCTACATCCTGGCCCCGGCCAAGCTGAACCAGGGTGACACCATCGAGGCTGGCGCCACCGCGGATATCAAGCCCGGCAACAACCTGCCGCTGCGCAACATCCCGCTCGGCACCGTCATCCACGCGGTGGAACTGCGTCCGGGCGGCGGCGCCAAGCTGGCCCGCTCGGCCGGTTCGTCCATCCAGCTGGTCGCCCGTGAAGGCAAGTACGCCCAGTTGCGTCTGCCCTCCGGCGAGATCCGCAATGTGGACGTGCGCTGCCGCGCCAGCATCGGCGAGGTCGGCAACGCCGAGCAGTCGAACATCAACTGGGGCAAGGCCGGCCGCATGCGGTGGAAGGGCGTTCGCCCGACCGTCCGCGGTGTGGTCATGAACCCCGTCGACCACCCGCACGGCGGTGGCGAGGGCAAGACCTCCGGTGGTCGTCACCCGGTCAACCCCAATGGCAAGCCAGAGGGCCGCACCCGCCGCCCGAACAAGGAAAGCGACAAGCTCATCGTGCGCCGTCGCCGTACCGGCAAGAACAAGCGATAG
- the rpsS gene encoding 30S ribosomal protein S19, whose translation MPRSLKKGPFVDQHLYLKVDAENEKGTKNVIKTWSRRSMIIPDMLGHTIAVHDGRKHIPVFITESMVGHKLGEFALTRTFRGHVKDDRKGKRR comes from the coding sequence ATGCCACGTAGCCTGAAGAAGGGCCCCTTCGTTGATCAGCACCTCTACCTCAAGGTGGACGCTGAGAACGAAAAGGGCACCAAGAACGTCATCAAGACCTGGTCCCGCCGGTCCATGATCATCCCCGACATGCTCGGGCACACGATCGCGGTGCACGACGGACGCAAGCACATCCCGGTGTTCATCACCGAGTCGATGGTCGGGCACAAGCTCGGCGAGTTTGCACTCACGCGGACTTTCCGCGGTCACGTGAAAGACGACCGGAAGGGCAAGCGCCGCTGA
- the rplD gene encoding 50S ribosomal protein L4 → MATNATNAEAKTVKVDLPAEIFDVQANVPLMHQVVVAQLAAARQGTHKVKRRGEVSGAGRKPFKQKGTGRARQGSIRAPQMVGGGVVHGPEPRDYSQRTPKKMKAAALRGALSDRARNGRIHVIEELVSTGAPTTKGAKAALSSLTTGRKNVLLVIERADDTAALSARNLQSVHTLYFDQLNTYDVLVSDDVVFTQAAYEAFVAKASAQKEDAK, encoded by the coding sequence ATGGCTACCAACGCAACTAACGCAGAAGCCAAGACCGTCAAGGTCGACCTGCCCGCCGAGATCTTCGATGTCCAGGCCAACGTGCCGCTGATGCACCAGGTCGTGGTGGCCCAGCTGGCCGCCGCTCGCCAGGGCACCCACAAGGTCAAGCGTCGGGGCGAGGTTTCCGGCGCCGGCCGCAAGCCGTTCAAGCAGAAGGGCACCGGCCGGGCCCGTCAGGGCTCGATCCGCGCCCCGCAGATGGTGGGTGGCGGTGTGGTCCACGGCCCCGAGCCGCGTGACTACTCGCAGCGCACCCCCAAGAAGATGAAGGCCGCCGCCCTGCGTGGCGCCCTCTCTGACCGCGCTCGCAACGGCCGCATCCACGTGATCGAGGAACTGGTCTCCACCGGTGCCCCGACCACCAAGGGTGCCAAGGCTGCCCTGTCCTCGCTGACCACCGGACGCAAGAACGTCCTGCTGGTCATCGAGCGTGCTGACGACACTGCGGCGCTGAGTGCCCGCAACCTGCAGTCGGTGCACACCCTGTACTTCGATCAGCTGAACACGTACGACGTGCTGGTCAGCGATGACGTGGTCTTCACCCAGGCTGCCTACGAGGCGTTTGTGGCCAAGGCCAGCGCACAGAAGGAGGATGCCAAGTGA
- the tuf gene encoding elongation factor Tu translates to MSKAKFERSKPHVNVGTIGHVDHGKTTLTAAISKVLYDKYPDLNEARDFATIDSAPEERQRGITINISHVEYQTEKRHYAHVDAPGHADYIKNMITGAAQMDGAILVVAATDGPMAQTREHVLLARQVGVPALLVALNKSDMVEDEELLELVEMEVRELLSSQEFDGDDAPVIRTSGLKALEGDEKWVKSVEELMDAVDSFIPDPVRDKDKPFLMPIEDVFTITGRGTVVTGRAERGTLKINSEVEIVGIRDMQKTTVTGIEMFHKQLDEAWAGENCGLLLRGLKREDVERGQVVVAPGSITPHTNFEGNVYILSKDEGGRHNPFYSNYRPQFYFRTTDVTGVITLPEGTEMVMPGDTTEMSVELIQPIAMEDGLGFAIREGGRTVGSGRVTKILK, encoded by the coding sequence GTGTCGAAGGCAAAGTTCGAGCGGTCGAAGCCGCACGTTAACGTCGGTACCATCGGCCACGTTGACCACGGTAAGACCACGCTGACCGCCGCTATCTCGAAGGTCCTGTACGACAAGTACCCGGACCTCAACGAGGCACGCGACTTCGCGACGATTGACTCGGCGCCGGAAGAGCGCCAGCGCGGCATTACCATCAACATCTCCCACGTGGAGTACCAGACCGAGAAGCGCCACTACGCCCACGTGGACGCCCCGGGCCACGCGGACTACATCAAGAACATGATCACCGGCGCTGCCCAGATGGACGGTGCCATCCTCGTGGTCGCCGCCACTGACGGCCCGATGGCCCAGACCCGTGAGCACGTCCTCCTGGCCCGCCAGGTTGGCGTTCCCGCTCTGCTGGTCGCCTTGAACAAGTCCGACATGGTCGAAGACGAGGAGCTCCTGGAGCTCGTCGAGATGGAGGTCCGCGAACTGCTGTCCTCCCAGGAGTTCGACGGCGACGACGCCCCCGTCATCCGCACCTCCGGCCTCAAGGCCCTCGAGGGCGATGAGAAGTGGGTCAAGTCCGTCGAGGAACTGATGGACGCCGTGGACAGCTTCATCCCGGATCCGGTCCGCGACAAGGACAAGCCGTTCCTGATGCCGATCGAGGACGTCTTCACCATCACCGGCCGCGGCACCGTCGTGACCGGCCGCGCCGAGCGTGGCACGCTGAAGATCAACTCCGAGGTCGAGATCGTGGGCATCCGCGACATGCAGAAGACCACGGTCACCGGCATCGAGATGTTCCACAAGCAGCTCGACGAGGCCTGGGCCGGCGAGAACTGTGGCCTGCTGCTTCGCGGTCTGAAGCGTGAGGACGTCGAGCGCGGCCAGGTTGTTGTGGCTCCGGGTTCCATCACCCCCCACACCAACTTCGAGGGCAACGTCTACATCCTGTCCAAGGACGAGGGCGGCCGTCACAACCCGTTCTACTCGAACTACCGCCCGCAGTTCTACTTCCGCACCACCGACGTCACCGGCGTCATCACGCTGCCGGAAGGCACCGAGATGGTCATGCCGGGCGACACCACCGAAATGTCGGTCGAGCTGATCCAGCCGATCGCCATGGAGGACGGCCTCGGCTTCGCCATCCGTGAGGGTGGCCGCACCGTGGGCTCCGGCCGCGTCACCAAGATCCTCAAGTGA
- the rplC gene encoding 50S ribosomal protein L3 has protein sequence MTITRNVKGLLGTKLGMTQVWDADNKLIPVTVVQAEPNVVTQLRNAEADGYAAVQIAYGQIDPRKVTKPLAGHFEKAGVTPRRHVVELRTGDTAEYTLGQDVTVEVFEAGQKVDVVGTTKGKGFAGVMKRHGFSGVGASHGAHKNHRKPGSVGGASTPGRVFKGQRLPGRMGAVRQTTQNLTLHGIDVEKNLLLIKGAVPGPRGRVVLVRTAVKGA, from the coding sequence ATGACCATCACGCGAAACGTTAAGGGCCTGCTGGGCACGAAGCTCGGCATGACCCAGGTCTGGGATGCAGACAACAAGCTCATCCCCGTCACTGTCGTCCAAGCTGAACCCAACGTTGTGACCCAGCTGCGCAATGCGGAGGCCGACGGCTACGCCGCCGTCCAGATCGCCTACGGGCAGATCGACCCGCGCAAGGTCACCAAGCCGCTCGCCGGCCACTTCGAGAAGGCCGGGGTCACCCCGCGCCGTCACGTGGTCGAGCTGCGCACCGGTGACACCGCCGAGTACACCCTCGGCCAGGACGTCACCGTCGAGGTCTTCGAGGCCGGCCAGAAGGTCGACGTCGTCGGTACCACCAAGGGCAAGGGCTTTGCCGGTGTCATGAAGCGTCACGGCTTCTCCGGCGTCGGCGCCTCCCACGGTGCCCACAAGAACCACCGCAAGCCCGGTTCCGTCGGTGGCGCGTCCACCCCGGGCCGTGTCTTCAAGGGCCAGCGCCTTCCGGGCCGCATGGGCGCCGTCCGCCAGACCACCCAGAACCTCACCCTCCACGGCATCGACGTGGAGAAGAACCTGCTGCTGATCAAGGGTGCCGTCCCGGGTCCCCGCGGCCGGGTCGTCCTGGTTCGCACTGCAGTGAAGGGAGCATGA
- the rplW gene encoding 50S ribosomal protein L23, with protein sequence MSGSINKNPRDVVIAPVVSEKSYGLIDEGKYTFLVDPRSNKTEIKQAVEAIFSVKVDSINTLNRAGKRKRTKFGWGSRKSTKRAVVTLKEGTIDIFGGPLA encoded by the coding sequence GTGAGCGGCTCCATCAACAAGAATCCCCGCGACGTGGTCATTGCCCCGGTCGTGTCGGAAAAGAGCTACGGCCTGATCGACGAGGGTAAGTACACCTTCCTGGTCGACCCGCGCTCCAACAAGACCGAGATCAAGCAGGCGGTTGAGGCCATCTTCTCCGTCAAGGTTGACTCGATCAACACCCTGAATCGTGCCGGCAAGCGTAAGCGCACCAAGTTCGGTTGGGGCTCCCGCAAGAGCACCAAGCGTGCGGTCGTGACGCTCAAAGAGGGCACGATTGACATCTTCGGAGGTCCGCTCGCCTGA